One genomic window of Cupriavidus sp. P-10 includes the following:
- a CDS encoding amidohydrolase: MSVTRRQFIASAAALGAAASSEIFAMTPGNSPDLILVNGKFTTLDKSNPQADAVAVRDGRFVAVGTRQDVMKLAGAQTQVVDLNGRRAIPGLIDSHMHIIRGGLNYNMELRWDGVRSLADAMRMLKDQVARTPAPQWVRVVGGFTEHQFAEKRLPTIDELNAVAPDTPVFILHLYDRAILNGAALRAVGYTKDTPNPPGGEIVRDARGNPTGLLLAKPNATILYATLAKGPKLPPEYQKNSTRHFMREVNRLGVTGVIDAGGGYQNYPEDYSIIEELHKDGQLTVRLAYNLFTQKPREELNDFRTWTAKVKPGQGDDLYRHNGAGEMLVYTAADFEDFRVERPDMAPSMEADLEPVIRLLAEKRWPWRLHATYDQTIARALDVYEKVAKDIPFDGLNWFFDHAETISDRNIDRIAALGGGIAVQHRMAYQGEYFVERYGARAAEATPPVKKMLEKGVKVGAGTDATRVASYNPWVSLYWLTTGKTVGGMAMYPQANLLDRETALRLWTEANTWFSSEVGKKGQIKAGQLADLAVLSSDYFSVPGDEIQDITSVLTILGGKVVYGDSDFSKLSPALPPAMPDWSPVRHVGGYQPRPEARKLALNTACGCASSCGVHGHAHAKAWTSGVPTSDESTFWGALGCSCWAF; this comes from the coding sequence ATGTCTGTCACCCGCCGGCAATTCATCGCCTCGGCTGCCGCCCTCGGCGCGGCAGCTTCTTCGGAGATCTTCGCCATGACACCTGGCAATTCCCCCGACCTCATCCTCGTCAACGGCAAGTTCACCACGCTCGACAAGTCCAACCCGCAGGCAGACGCCGTGGCCGTCCGCGACGGGCGCTTCGTGGCCGTCGGCACGCGCCAGGACGTGATGAAGCTGGCCGGCGCGCAGACGCAGGTCGTGGACCTGAACGGCCGGCGGGCCATCCCCGGGCTGATCGACAGCCACATGCACATCATCCGCGGCGGCCTGAACTACAACATGGAGTTGCGCTGGGACGGCGTGCGCTCGCTGGCTGACGCCATGCGCATGCTGAAGGACCAGGTCGCGCGCACGCCGGCACCGCAGTGGGTGCGCGTGGTCGGCGGCTTTACCGAGCACCAGTTCGCCGAGAAGCGGCTGCCGACCATCGACGAACTGAACGCGGTGGCGCCCGATACCCCGGTGTTCATCCTGCACCTGTACGACCGCGCCATCCTCAACGGCGCGGCGCTGCGCGCGGTGGGCTATACCAAAGACACGCCCAACCCGCCGGGCGGCGAGATCGTGCGCGATGCGCGCGGCAACCCCACCGGGCTGCTGCTGGCCAAGCCGAACGCCACCATCCTGTATGCGACGCTGGCCAAGGGCCCCAAGCTGCCGCCCGAGTACCAGAAGAACTCGACGCGCCATTTCATGCGCGAGGTCAACCGGCTGGGCGTGACCGGCGTGATCGATGCGGGCGGTGGATACCAGAACTATCCCGAGGACTACAGCATCATCGAGGAGCTGCACAAGGACGGGCAGCTGACGGTGCGGCTGGCGTACAACCTGTTCACGCAGAAACCCAGGGAAGAACTGAACGACTTCAGGACCTGGACCGCCAAGGTCAAGCCGGGCCAGGGCGACGACCTCTACCGCCACAACGGCGCGGGCGAGATGCTGGTCTACACCGCGGCCGACTTCGAGGACTTCCGCGTCGAGCGCCCCGACATGGCGCCGTCGATGGAAGCTGACCTGGAGCCCGTGATCCGCCTGCTGGCGGAGAAGCGCTGGCCGTGGCGGCTGCATGCCACCTATGACCAGACCATCGCCCGTGCGCTCGATGTCTATGAGAAGGTGGCCAAGGACATTCCGTTCGACGGCCTGAACTGGTTCTTCGACCATGCCGAGACCATCTCCGACCGCAATATCGACCGCATCGCCGCGCTCGGCGGCGGCATCGCCGTGCAGCACCGCATGGCCTACCAGGGCGAGTACTTTGTCGAGCGCTACGGCGCACGCGCCGCCGAGGCCACGCCGCCGGTGAAGAAGATGCTGGAAAAAGGCGTCAAGGTCGGCGCCGGCACCGATGCCACGCGCGTGGCCTCGTACAACCCGTGGGTGTCGCTATACTGGCTCACCACCGGCAAGACCGTGGGCGGCATGGCGATGTACCCGCAGGCCAACCTGCTCGACCGCGAGACCGCGCTGCGGCTGTGGACCGAGGCGAACACGTGGTTCTCTTCGGAAGTCGGCAAGAAGGGCCAGATCAAGGCGGGCCAGCTCGCCGACCTGGCGGTGCTGTCCTCTGACTACTTCAGCGTGCCCGGCGACGAGATCCAGGACATCACCTCGGTGCTGACCATCCTCGGCGGCAAGGTGGTCTATGGCGATTCGGACTTCAGCAAGCTGTCGCCCGCGCTGCCTCCCGCCATGCCGGACTGGTCGCCGGTGCGGCACGTCGGCGGCTACCAGCCGCGGCCGGAAGCGCGCAAGCTGGCGCTGAACACGGCGTGCGGGTGCGCGAGTTCGTGCGGTGTCCATGGCCATGCGCATGCCAAAGCCTGGACCTCGGGCGTGCCGACCTCGGACGAGAGCACGTTCTGGGGCGCGCTGGGCTGTTCCTGCTGGGCCTTCTGA
- a CDS encoding hydrolase, translated as MSNPKLEVLTPQNSQLIIIDHQPQMAFGVQSMDRQAMKNNVVGLAKAAKIFNIPTTITTVESESFSGFTYPELLDVFPEQKTLERTSMNSWDDQKVRDALKANGRNKVIVAGLWTEVCNTTFALCAMLEGNYEIYMVADASGGTSKDAHDYAMQRMVQAGAVPVTWQQVLLEWQRDWAHRDTYDAVMKLVKEHSGAYGMGVDYAYTMVHKAAQRTATPHESVAPVPAR; from the coding sequence ATGTCCAACCCGAAGCTCGAAGTCCTGACCCCCCAAAACAGCCAGTTGATCATCATCGACCACCAGCCGCAGATGGCCTTCGGAGTGCAGTCGATGGACCGGCAGGCCATGAAGAACAACGTCGTCGGCCTGGCCAAGGCCGCGAAGATCTTCAATATCCCGACGACCATCACCACGGTCGAAAGCGAATCGTTCTCCGGTTTCACCTATCCCGAGCTGCTCGATGTCTTCCCGGAACAGAAGACACTGGAGCGCACCTCGATGAACTCGTGGGACGACCAGAAGGTCCGCGACGCGCTCAAGGCCAACGGCCGCAACAAGGTGATCGTCGCCGGCCTGTGGACCGAGGTCTGCAACACCACCTTCGCGCTGTGCGCGATGCTGGAAGGCAACTACGAGATCTACATGGTGGCCGATGCCTCTGGCGGCACCAGCAAGGACGCGCACGACTATGCCATGCAGCGCATGGTACAGGCCGGCGCGGTGCCGGTGACCTGGCAGCAGGTGCTGCTGGAATGGCAGCGCGACTGGGCCCACCGCGACACGTATGACGCCGTGATGAAACTGGTCAAGGAACATTCCGGCGCCTATGGCATGGGCGTCGACTACGCGTACACCATGGTGCACAAGGCGGCGCAGCGTACCGCCACGCCGCACGAGTCGGTGGCGCCGGTACCGGCTCGCTGA
- a CDS encoding response regulator transcription factor gives MTVHTIAIVDDDESVLQAIGRLVRSLGYEVELFASGRQLLESEGLSHINCVITDVEMPCMDGLELSQCLRRIGHAAPIIFISGVVDAGYEERARTTVNACFLSKPFAEQDLIDCIELALYPPPLR, from the coding sequence GTGACTGTCCACACCATCGCAATCGTTGATGACGATGAATCGGTACTTCAGGCTATTGGCCGCCTCGTTCGCTCACTGGGCTACGAAGTCGAGCTATTCGCAAGTGGCCGCCAGCTCCTCGAAAGCGAAGGGCTTAGCCACATAAATTGCGTCATCACGGATGTCGAGATGCCGTGTATGGATGGCCTGGAACTTTCCCAATGCCTTCGGCGCATCGGGCATGCGGCCCCCATCATCTTTATCAGTGGCGTCGTGGACGCGGGTTATGAGGAGCGCGCACGTACGACTGTCAACGCGTGTTTTCTCAGCAAGCCCTTCGCAGAGCAAGATCTAATTGACTGCATCGAACTCGCACTCTATCCCCCTCCTCTTCGATAA
- a CDS encoding trifunctional serine/threonine-protein kinase/ATP-binding protein/sensor histidine kinase produces MFYAGAESGFDLFWEEGDRSFGRYVPRGTERSVLMVRPLAEKPCPGTLSKLAHEFELRELLDAAWAVSPVEIQRASGSAALFLADPGGEPLSRVMGTALDVGDFLDLAIAIATAVGQLHQSGLVHKDLKPGHILVAPWHTQVWLTGFGNASLVRRDVHEVVTVNDIVGTLAYMSPEQTGWMNRAIDTRSDLYSIGVTFYQMLCGELPFNASAPKDWVHYHLARQPLTPAERISGIPRVVSDLVMKLLAKSPDERYQTAAGLKADLQRCQSEWRIAESIVVFQLGQYDLSEGLSFPDRLYGREKEIAALSEAWGRVRATGRNELVLVSGYSGAGKTSVVNELRRVMVEDCSLLASGKAELREKTIPYATLAHALGGVLQRFVSMPVEQQTIWRTMLAKAVASDGALLAPLVPQLEQMLGRYPSISDLQPGEAARRLREALEALIAVLAQYSAPLTIFLDDVQWLDEETITFVQRLIADHRLPGVLVVCAYRENEVVAGHPLMVSAGVLRDDGHRVCEIELADLDVASLGQMLADTLHCSTQASAPLARLVKERTAGNPFFVIQFLTELVEDGMLGLDHGAGLWAWDLEQIRSKGFTDNVVELMLGRIGRLRSDTQKALQLLACFGNDSTLENLNRVWSDQERAVVPCLWDAIRAGLVTRRENVVQFRHDRIHEAAYALIPEADRLQLHLRIGRQLAAQVPSEEFDDNIFTIVEQFNLGAKLVRTPSERERLAELNLAAALRAKMASAYPTAHQYLGAAAENLDDETRLRRHDLAFLIAQHLAECEFHTGQLESAERRLAHLARTAAELRQLAVITQLQLELLLTVGRREEAVSVGLQYLGRAGVHWSSQPSLEVVKMEEEAMWRQIGTLPIEQLCEHRCMVEPEVLGTMRVLVALMQPAWHSNDNLRRLVIFRMVNLSLRYGNSDESAMVYGWLSMLLISKPGVTSAACAFGRVALALAERSGNERYTARVFQIVGGNVLHWSQPLHVARDVLDQALKVTEATHNFTYAAYIHSNRITHGLAQGESLASVQAAMEQGSIATWGDRYDLVRDRIAPRMQLVRMLRGETPVFGVLDSEDFDEAAFESYLQGDIGRLLATSWYWIRKMQARYLAGDYAVAAECAHKAQALMWTSPAYFEQVEYHFYAALAIAACVGSREENRAGDSLRKVAEHHRQLLSWAELCPSTFACRAALVGAEIARLEGQSLQAMHGYESAIASARDNDFVHVRAMANEIAARFYLHSGLEKASRGYLLEARHCYSYWGADAKVWQIDALYPSIANESRSVRLSGTIDTPIKHLDLSTVIAVSQTVSGEISLDRLIEMLVRTAIEQAGASRGVLLLPLQDEFRVVAEARVAGSDIAINHERRTPCSDDVPLSLICQVIQGQEHVVLDDAFLPTVAASDPYFQRRKIRSILCLPLLNQAKLVGVLYLENELAPRVFVPARTEIIKLLAFQAATALENSRLYEERKQADDALHRAQVELAHVSRVMTMSALASSIAHEVSQPLAAVVANANAAVRWLNRKVPDLNEVGEALTAIVAQGQRASDVIVGMRSMLRKTSGPRNTLDINSVIMQTLGLIDGEASRHCCTIETTLSPDLPHVTGDRVQLQQVILNLVMNGLEAMRAEDMPQRILSVQTVSSPDGVTVAVSDRGVGLDENARSRLFDAFFTTKPEGLGMGLAICLSIVESHGGQLWAEPRQPQGTVFRFSLPKARTI; encoded by the coding sequence ATGTTTTACGCTGGCGCGGAAAGCGGTTTTGACTTGTTCTGGGAAGAAGGTGACCGTTCGTTCGGAAGATATGTGCCGAGGGGCACCGAGCGATCGGTCCTGATGGTCCGGCCTTTAGCGGAGAAGCCTTGTCCAGGTACGCTCTCCAAGTTGGCGCACGAATTCGAGTTGCGCGAGTTGCTCGACGCCGCGTGGGCGGTGTCGCCGGTCGAAATTCAGCGCGCAAGCGGTAGCGCGGCCCTCTTCCTGGCCGACCCCGGCGGCGAGCCGTTGAGCCGTGTTATGGGGACGGCACTGGATGTTGGCGATTTTCTGGATCTCGCCATTGCAATTGCCACCGCAGTCGGCCAGTTGCATCAAAGCGGTCTTGTTCACAAAGATTTGAAGCCTGGGCATATCCTTGTGGCGCCGTGGCATACGCAGGTGTGGCTCACAGGCTTCGGCAATGCTTCGCTGGTTCGACGGGATGTGCATGAGGTCGTAACGGTCAACGACATCGTCGGGACGTTGGCATACATGTCGCCCGAGCAGACGGGTTGGATGAACCGCGCGATCGACACGCGCAGTGACCTCTACTCGATCGGCGTCACGTTCTACCAAATGCTGTGTGGCGAACTGCCGTTTAACGCGAGCGCGCCGAAAGACTGGGTCCATTACCATCTGGCACGCCAGCCCTTGACGCCGGCGGAGCGGATATCAGGCATACCCCGGGTGGTGTCGGATCTCGTCATGAAGTTGCTTGCCAAGTCTCCGGACGAGCGTTATCAGACCGCCGCGGGGCTCAAAGCAGATCTGCAACGCTGTCAAAGTGAATGGCGCATAGCAGAGTCTATCGTAGTGTTCCAACTTGGCCAGTACGACCTTTCAGAAGGGCTTTCGTTTCCGGATCGCCTGTATGGACGGGAAAAGGAAATTGCTGCGCTTTCCGAGGCGTGGGGGCGGGTAAGGGCGACAGGCCGCAATGAGCTTGTCCTGGTGTCCGGCTATTCTGGCGCTGGAAAAACGTCAGTTGTGAACGAACTGCGGCGGGTTATGGTCGAGGACTGCAGCCTGTTGGCATCAGGCAAGGCAGAGTTGCGGGAAAAGACCATTCCCTATGCGACTTTGGCACACGCATTGGGTGGCGTACTGCAACGGTTCGTTTCGATGCCCGTTGAGCAACAGACAATCTGGCGCACAATGCTGGCAAAGGCTGTGGCGTCAGATGGCGCCTTGCTCGCGCCCCTTGTTCCACAGTTAGAACAGATGCTGGGCCGCTATCCCTCCATCTCCGATCTGCAACCCGGGGAGGCGGCGCGCCGGCTCCGAGAGGCGCTTGAAGCGTTGATAGCCGTGCTGGCTCAGTACTCAGCGCCACTGACAATCTTTCTGGATGACGTTCAGTGGTTGGACGAGGAAACGATCACGTTCGTCCAGCGCCTAATCGCGGACCACCGCCTTCCAGGGGTGCTGGTCGTTTGCGCGTACCGTGAGAATGAGGTCGTGGCAGGGCATCCGCTTATGGTCAGCGCGGGAGTGCTTCGCGATGATGGACACCGTGTTTGCGAGATTGAGTTAGCCGATCTTGATGTGGCGAGCCTTGGGCAGATGTTGGCCGATACGCTGCATTGCTCGACGCAAGCGAGCGCACCGCTTGCTCGCCTGGTAAAAGAACGAACTGCAGGCAATCCCTTCTTCGTGATTCAGTTTCTTACCGAACTGGTGGAAGACGGAATGCTAGGATTGGACCATGGTGCCGGCCTGTGGGCGTGGGACCTGGAGCAGATCCGTTCGAAGGGCTTTACGGACAACGTCGTCGAGCTCATGTTAGGTAGAATCGGCCGCCTGCGCTCTGACACGCAAAAGGCCCTGCAGCTTCTGGCATGTTTTGGGAACGATTCCACCCTGGAAAACTTGAATCGCGTTTGGTCTGATCAGGAACGGGCCGTAGTGCCATGCCTATGGGATGCGATTCGGGCCGGTCTGGTCACCCGAAGAGAGAATGTAGTGCAATTCCGGCATGATCGCATCCATGAGGCGGCGTACGCGCTCATTCCAGAAGCTGATCGTCTTCAGTTACATCTTCGGATCGGTCGCCAGCTCGCTGCCCAAGTGCCCTCTGAGGAGTTTGACGACAACATCTTCACTATCGTCGAGCAATTCAATCTTGGCGCGAAGCTCGTCAGAACGCCATCTGAACGTGAGCGCTTGGCTGAACTGAATTTAGCCGCTGCGCTTCGGGCGAAGATGGCATCGGCCTATCCTACTGCACATCAGTATCTCGGCGCCGCGGCCGAGAATCTCGATGATGAGACACGGTTGCGTCGGCATGATTTAGCGTTTCTCATTGCCCAGCATTTGGCGGAATGTGAATTTCATACTGGACAATTGGAGTCCGCAGAAAGACGCCTTGCGCATTTGGCTCGAACAGCTGCTGAGCTACGGCAATTGGCGGTCATCACGCAACTGCAGCTCGAACTGCTGCTTACGGTCGGGCGCCGAGAAGAGGCAGTATCCGTTGGCCTTCAATACCTTGGTCGCGCTGGGGTACATTGGTCTAGCCAACCGTCCCTCGAGGTTGTGAAAATGGAAGAGGAAGCGATGTGGCGGCAGATCGGTACCCTGCCCATTGAGCAGCTCTGTGAGCATCGTTGCATGGTCGAGCCAGAGGTCCTCGGTACGATGCGCGTGCTGGTGGCCCTAATGCAGCCAGCCTGGCATTCGAACGACAACCTTCGCCGGCTCGTGATATTCCGCATGGTCAATCTTAGCCTGCGCTACGGCAACAGCGACGAATCGGCAATGGTGTATGGCTGGCTTAGCATGCTCCTAATCTCCAAGCCAGGGGTAACGTCCGCTGCCTGTGCTTTCGGGCGTGTCGCTCTTGCTTTGGCCGAGCGCAGCGGGAACGAACGGTACACTGCCCGAGTTTTCCAAATTGTTGGTGGCAATGTCCTGCACTGGAGTCAGCCCCTTCACGTCGCGCGCGATGTTCTGGATCAGGCGTTGAAAGTCACGGAAGCCACGCATAATTTTACCTATGCCGCTTACATCCATAGCAATCGCATCACGCACGGGCTGGCTCAGGGTGAAAGTCTGGCAAGCGTGCAAGCAGCCATGGAGCAAGGCAGCATTGCGACCTGGGGTGATAGATATGACCTCGTCAGGGACCGCATCGCCCCGCGCATGCAACTGGTGCGCATGCTACGAGGTGAAACACCCGTTTTCGGCGTTCTTGATTCCGAAGACTTTGACGAAGCGGCTTTCGAAAGCTATCTGCAGGGTGACATCGGTAGGCTTCTGGCAACGAGCTGGTATTGGATTCGAAAAATGCAGGCCCGATACTTGGCGGGCGACTATGCCGTGGCCGCCGAGTGTGCTCACAAGGCGCAAGCCTTAATGTGGACGTCGCCCGCCTACTTTGAACAGGTCGAGTATCACTTTTATGCTGCCCTGGCGATAGCCGCCTGCGTTGGATCAAGGGAAGAGAATCGCGCTGGGGACTCGCTTCGGAAAGTTGCGGAACATCACCGTCAATTGCTTTCGTGGGCCGAACTGTGTCCGAGCACCTTTGCCTGTCGTGCCGCACTAGTCGGTGCGGAGATCGCTCGTCTCGAAGGGCAAAGCCTCCAGGCAATGCATGGCTATGAGTCGGCAATCGCCTCGGCTCGCGACAACGACTTCGTACATGTTCGCGCGATGGCCAATGAGATTGCTGCGCGCTTTTACCTGCATAGCGGCCTCGAAAAGGCATCGCGCGGATATCTGCTCGAGGCGCGGCATTGTTACTCTTATTGGGGTGCTGACGCGAAGGTTTGGCAGATCGACGCCCTGTACCCGAGCATTGCAAATGAATCCCGCTCCGTCCGCTTGTCGGGGACTATCGACACGCCGATCAAGCATCTGGATCTTTCTACCGTTATTGCGGTATCCCAAACAGTGTCCGGGGAAATCAGTCTCGACAGACTGATCGAGATGCTGGTTCGTACAGCCATTGAGCAAGCGGGTGCTTCGCGCGGCGTACTACTCCTGCCCTTGCAAGACGAGTTTCGCGTCGTAGCAGAGGCGCGGGTGGCCGGCAGCGATATCGCGATAAATCACGAGCGCCGAACGCCCTGTTCGGACGATGTCCCGCTGTCCTTGATTTGCCAGGTGATCCAAGGACAGGAGCACGTCGTGCTCGATGACGCGTTCCTCCCGACTGTGGCTGCAAGCGATCCATATTTCCAACGACGAAAGATTCGATCGATTTTATGCCTTCCGTTGTTGAACCAAGCGAAGTTGGTGGGCGTGCTTTACCTTGAGAACGAACTCGCCCCCCGCGTGTTCGTGCCGGCACGTACGGAAATCATCAAGCTTTTAGCGTTCCAGGCAGCCACCGCACTGGAGAACAGTCGCCTCTATGAGGAAAGGAAGCAGGCTGACGACGCACTGCATCGCGCACAAGTCGAGTTGGCTCACGTCTCACGCGTGATGACAATGAGTGCCCTTGCATCATCGATTGCCCACGAAGTAAGCCAGCCATTGGCTGCTGTCGTCGCTAACGCCAATGCGGCAGTTCGATGGCTGAACAGAAAGGTGCCCGATCTGAACGAGGTCGGCGAGGCACTGACAGCCATTGTGGCTCAAGGTCAGCGGGCCAGCGACGTCATCGTAGGCATGCGGTCAATGTTGAGAAAGACTTCTGGGCCGAGGAATACCCTTGACATCAATTCTGTGATCATGCAAACGCTTGGTCTGATCGACGGGGAAGCGAGCCGGCATTGCTGCACCATTGAAACCACGTTGAGCCCGGACTTGCCCCATGTCACCGGGGACCGGGTGCAATTGCAACAGGTCATTCTGAACTTGGTCATGAATGGCTTGGAGGCAATGCGCGCTGAGGATATGCCGCAGCGAATACTGTCGGTTCAGACTGTGTCAAGCCCAGACGGAGTGACGGTGGCCGTGTCCGACCGTGGCGTTGGGCTTGATGAAAATGCAAGGAGCCGCTTGTTTGATGCGTTCTTTACGACGAAACCCGAAGGCTTGGGCATGGGGCTCGCAATCTGCCTTTCGATCGTCGAAAGTCACGGTGGCCAGCTATGGGCTGAACCTCGTCAACCCCAGGGCACGGTCTTCCGCTTCAGCTTGCCCAAGGCAAGAACGATTTGA
- a CDS encoding Bug family tripartite tricarboxylate transporter substrate binding protein: MPIKRRKTSLGLAGLACLFLSAQPIWAAYPDRPITIVVPYPPGGPADLLARPLSAELQKVLGTHVVIQYKPGAGGQIALRHVANAKNDGYTLVLVLAAYAIGPLLSKASDYDPVRSFEPVSLLAKQPLILYTRRTSMFSSVSELINHAKAFPGGVTMASSGYGNTSHLAAELLAQATGTQLTHVPYHGGVQAVTAVMSGDVDAVFAGPDSLRYVAAGKLRPLAVASEARLTIAPNTPTFAEAGVRNMSVEGWYGILAPKGTPKARIQKLNRAVEMVLSDASFKVPVSGLGFKIFYAGAVSFKAFIHSERERWARVIADRGLAMD, from the coding sequence TTGCCCATCAAACGCCGAAAGACTTCACTCGGTCTTGCGGGGTTGGCCTGTTTGTTTCTCTCCGCGCAGCCCATATGGGCGGCATACCCCGATCGACCCATCACCATTGTCGTACCATATCCTCCAGGCGGGCCAGCCGATCTGCTGGCCCGGCCGCTAAGCGCCGAACTGCAAAAGGTGCTGGGTACCCATGTAGTCATTCAGTACAAGCCGGGCGCAGGAGGCCAGATTGCCTTGCGACATGTGGCGAACGCAAAGAACGATGGGTATACGCTTGTGTTGGTGCTTGCTGCCTACGCGATCGGGCCGCTCCTGAGCAAGGCAAGTGACTATGATCCGGTGAGAAGCTTCGAACCCGTTTCTCTACTCGCCAAGCAGCCCTTAATTCTTTACACGCGACGAACGTCGATGTTCTCGTCTGTGTCCGAGTTGATCAATCACGCCAAGGCGTTTCCTGGTGGGGTTACCATGGCTTCATCGGGATATGGGAACACCAGCCACCTCGCAGCAGAACTGCTAGCGCAGGCGACGGGGACTCAACTTACTCATGTTCCTTACCACGGCGGCGTCCAAGCAGTGACAGCTGTGATGAGTGGAGACGTGGACGCTGTCTTTGCTGGGCCGGATAGCCTTCGATACGTTGCGGCGGGAAAATTGCGACCTTTGGCAGTCGCGAGCGAAGCCAGGCTAACTATCGCACCAAACACTCCTACCTTTGCCGAGGCTGGTGTGCGCAACATGTCAGTGGAAGGCTGGTACGGTATTCTCGCGCCTAAAGGAACGCCGAAGGCAAGGATCCAGAAACTGAACCGTGCAGTGGAAATGGTGTTGTCGGATGCGTCCTTCAAAGTGCCGGTTTCCGGCCTTGGTTTCAAGATCTTCTATGCGGGGGCGGTGTCTTTCAAGGCTTTTATTCACAGCGAGCGCGAACGTTGGGCGAGGGTGATTGCCGACAGGGGCCTTGCTATGGACTAG
- a CDS encoding patatin-like phospholipase family protein, which yields MDVVGPTAVAMSFSGGGTRAAAFAFGALQGLDVIRAPADASLLDNVAFISSVSGGSITAAYYGLHGKSSLTTFRSVLLKDGEAGLRFSLLNPINLARLFAGGLNDREDLRTWLDEDVFKGATFADMFRRGKPIVWINATNVYYRVAFPFSQLAFDALCSDLSSFPVSEAVAASMAVPLFFAPIVLQKHPEACSAPLPSLDHAHAPGRSLLLGALANAVRGHRDTSKGKYIKLVDGGVTDNYGLATILQSRVLLGTPYGPMSENDAISVRRLLFIVVDAGQGPRGDWNQRQVGPSGIEVASAAIDAAMATNVRMSYDAFVPMMQQWRDDLVAYRCGMPHSLQQEIAARRPGWQCNDVEFFVTRISFEALDNDRAASLNELPTRLRLPERDVDRLIEAGRDAILGNPVIREFEREATAPR from the coding sequence ATGGACGTCGTCGGCCCGACAGCCGTCGCCATGTCGTTTTCTGGCGGTGGCACGCGAGCCGCAGCCTTCGCGTTCGGCGCGCTGCAGGGGCTCGACGTTATTAGAGCTCCTGCGGACGCGTCGCTGCTCGACAACGTCGCATTTATCAGCAGCGTGTCAGGAGGCTCGATCACCGCAGCGTACTACGGTCTGCATGGCAAGAGCAGCCTGACGACCTTTCGATCAGTGCTCTTGAAGGACGGCGAGGCGGGACTTCGCTTCAGTCTGCTGAATCCGATCAACCTGGCGCGCCTCTTCGCCGGCGGGCTCAACGATCGGGAAGATCTCCGGACATGGCTCGACGAGGACGTGTTCAAGGGCGCGACGTTTGCCGACATGTTCCGCCGCGGCAAGCCAATCGTCTGGATCAACGCTACGAACGTCTACTACCGGGTCGCGTTCCCGTTCAGCCAATTGGCATTCGATGCGTTATGCAGTGATCTTTCAAGCTTTCCCGTCTCCGAGGCTGTCGCCGCTTCCATGGCGGTCCCGCTCTTCTTCGCGCCGATCGTCCTGCAGAAGCATCCCGAGGCTTGCAGTGCGCCGCTGCCGAGCCTTGACCACGCCCACGCGCCTGGGCGATCGCTGCTGCTTGGCGCGTTGGCAAACGCCGTTCGCGGTCACCGGGACACTTCGAAAGGAAAGTACATCAAGCTTGTCGACGGCGGGGTGACCGACAACTACGGCCTGGCCACCATTCTGCAATCGCGTGTGCTGTTGGGAACGCCTTACGGTCCCATGAGCGAGAACGACGCGATCAGTGTGCGGCGGCTACTTTTCATTGTGGTAGACGCCGGGCAGGGCCCGCGCGGCGATTGGAACCAACGGCAGGTTGGCCCATCCGGAATCGAAGTCGCAAGCGCGGCCATCGACGCGGCAATGGCGACCAACGTTCGGATGAGCTATGACGCATTCGTTCCCATGATGCAGCAATGGCGCGACGACCTCGTGGCCTATCGGTGTGGAATGCCGCATTCCCTGCAGCAGGAGATCGCTGCACGCCGCCCGGGCTGGCAGTGCAATGATGTCGAGTTCTTCGTCACGCGGATCTCGTTTGAGGCCCTCGACAATGACCGTGCTGCAAGTCTGAACGAGCTGCCGACCAGGCTTCGCCTGCCCGAGAGGGACGTCGACCGTCTGATCGAAGCGGGAAGGGATGCCATCCTTGGGAATCCGGTGATCCGCGAGTTCGAGCGCGAAGCGACTGCGCCGCGATAG
- a CDS encoding enoyl-CoA hydratase-related protein has translation MSYTTLSLAREGHLTRVTLNRPDVRNAFNDILIAELTSAFNTLSEAEDIRVVVLAANGTAFCAGADLNWMKRMAGYSREENFDDAKQVSTTSISISCGDPIVDFRQLWKVDWKHYLKRPFMNP, from the coding sequence ATGAGCTACACGACCCTCTCCCTCGCCCGCGAAGGCCACCTCACACGCGTCACCCTGAATCGTCCCGACGTCCGTAACGCCTTCAACGATATCCTGATCGCCGAGCTGACCAGCGCTTTCAACACCTTGTCTGAAGCCGAGGACATTCGCGTCGTTGTCCTGGCAGCCAATGGCACCGCGTTCTGCGCAGGCGCCGACCTGAACTGGATGAAGCGGATGGCAGGTTACTCGCGCGAAGAGAACTTCGACGACGCCAAGCAGGTTTCCACTACCAGTATCTCCATAAGCTGCGGCGATCCGATTGTTGACTTTCGGCAGCTGTGGAAGGTCGACTGGAAACACTACTTGAAGAGGCCGTTTATGAATCCTTAG